ATGAAGGCAGACGCGGTGCGCGGGCACCTGGACGGACTGTTGCTGGCCGTGCTCGAACCCGGCCCGCTGCACGGCTACGCGATCATCGCGGCGGTCCAGCAGCGGAGCGAGGGCGTGCTCCAGCTCCGCACGGGCACGATCTATCCGGCCCTGAACCGGCTTGAGCGGCTCGGACTGCTCGGCAGCAGCTGGGAGTCGGTCGGCGAGCGCCGGCGGCGCTGCTACCGGCTGACCGACGCGGGACGCGGCAGCCTGGCGAGCGAGCGGACCGCGTGGCACGAGTTCACGACGGCGATCGGCTCGGTCCTGAACCCCGCCGCCGCCCCGGCGCCCCGGCCCGCCACATGACCGGCACACACACGGACGCGCGGGCCGGCTCCGACCCCGTCGTCGCGTACGCCGCGACCCTGGCCGCCGCCCTCCACGGCCCGGCCCGCGCCAAGTCCCGGATGGTGCGGGAGATACGGGACGGCCTCACCGACACCGTCGAGGCGCACACCCGCGAGGGTGTGCCGTACGAACGGGCCGTACGCCTCGCCGTAAGGGAGTTCGGCAGTCCGGACGAGCTGGTCCCCAGCTGTCAGCGGGAGTTGACCCTCGCGCAGACCCGCCGGACGGCCCTGTCCGTCACCCTCACCGTCCCGTTCCTGATCGTCTGCTGGCAGCTGATCGGGGCATCGGGTCCGGGCTGGCAACTCCAGCGGACGGGGCAGCTGTTCGCCGTCCAACTGGCGGCCGTCGCAGCCGTCGCGGCCCTGTTCGCCGCGGCGGCCCTCGCCGCCACCGGCGTGCTCGCCCGGAGGCTGCCCACGCCGGAACGGCTGCCCCTCGCCGTCGCCTGGGCGGGCACGACGGCGGGCGTGGCCATGGTCGTGGCCACACTCGCCCTCGCCGTGGTGTCACCACCGGCCGTGAACTGGCCGCTGCTCACCCTCGCGGCCCTGGTCACCGCCGCCGCGCACGGCGCGGTGGCCTCCTCCGCCCGAGCCTGCCGCCGCTGCGCCCGGCTTCCCGTCGCCTGAGCCGTACCCCCGAAGGCCAGGGGCACGGCCCGATCACCCGCCCCCGGCCTACGAGTTGAGCGCCGGGATGATCTCGGAGCCGTACGTGTCGATCGTCGACTCCTTCGCGTCGTGCATGTTGTAGACCGCGAACTGGTCGACGCCCAGTTCCTTCAGCGTCCGCAGCTTCTCGATGTGCGCCTCCGCCGGGCCCAGGAGGCAGAAGCGGTCCACGATCTCGTCCGGCACGAAGTCCGTGGACGGGTTCCCGGCGCGGCCGTGGTGGCTGTAGTCGTAGCCCTCGCGCTGTTTGATGTACGAGGTGAGGGCCTCGGGCACCAGGCCGGAGTGTTCGCCGTAGCGGCTGACCAGGTCGGCGACGTGGTTGCCGACCATCCCGCCGAACCACCGGCACTGGTCGCGGGCGTGCGCGAGGTCGTCGCCGACGTACGCGGGGGCCGCGACGCAGATCGTGACGGAGTCCGGGTCGCGCCCGGCGTCCGACGCGGCCGTGCGGACCGCCTTCACCATCGTCTCGGTGAGATACGGGTCGGCGAGCTGGAGGATGAAACCGTCCGCCTTCGCACCGGCCATGGCCAGGGCCTTCGGCCCGTACGCCGCCATCCACACCGGCAGTTTCCCGTCCCGCACCCACGGCAGCCGGATCGGCTTGCCGTCCACCAACGCCTCGCGCCCTTCGGCGAGTTCACGGATGACGTCGATCGCCTCACCGAGCCGGGCGAGGGTGTTGGGCGCCCGGCCGGCGACGCGCATCGCGGAGTCGCCCCGGCCGATGCCGCAGACGGTGCGGTTGCCGTACATCTCGTTGAGCGTGGCGAAGGTGGACGCGGTCACCTCCCAGGTGCGGGTGCCGGGGTTGGTGACCATCGGGCCGACGATCAGCTCGGTGGTGTGTTCGAGGATGCGGCTGTAGATGACAAACGGCTCCTGCCAGAGCACGGCGGAGTCGAAGGTCCACCCGTAACGGAAGCCGTTGCGCTCGGCGCGCCGCATCAGGCCGACGACCGCCGACGCGGGCGGGTCGGTCTGGAGGACAAGTCCGAAATCCATGGCCGGGCCACTCCCAACTTTCAGGTGAGGTACTGACAGGTGGCGCGCGGGGTGTAACTGCCGTGTCCCGGGCGCCCGGTGTACTTCCGGCCGTCGATGATCACCTCGCCGCGCGAGAGCACGGTCTCCACCTGTCCGGTGATCCGCTTCCCCTCGTACACCGAGTAGTCGACGTCCATGTGGTGCGTCTCGGCGGACAGGGTCTGCTCCGCGTGCGGGTCGTAGATGACGATGTCGGCGTCGGCGCCCGGCGCGATGGTGCCCTTCTTGGGGTAGAGGCCGAACATCCGGGCCGGGGTGGCGCAGGCGATCTCGATCCAGCGGCGCCGGCTGATGCGGCCCTCCACGACGGCCTGGTGGAGCAGGTCCATACGGTGCTCGACGCCCGGCAGCCCGTTGGGGATCTTGGAGAAGTCGCCCCGGCCCATCTCCTTCTGCCCGGTGAAGCAGAACGGGCAGTGGTCGGTGGAGACCACCTGGAGGTCGTTGGTGCGCAGTCCGCGCCAGAGGGCGGCCTGGTGCTCGCGGGGCCGCAGCGGTGTGGAGCAGACGTACTTGGCGCCCTCGAAGTCCGGCTCGGCGAGGTTGTCGGCGGACAGGAAGAGGTACTGCGGGCAGGTCTCGCCGAAGACCGGCAGCCCCAGGTCGCGGGCCTGGGCGAGTTCGGCGACGGCCTCCTCGGCGGAGACGTGCACCACGTACAGGGGCGCGTCCGCGACGCGGGCCAGCTGGATCGCGCGGTGCGTCGCCTCGGCCTCCAGCAGGGCCTTGCGGACCTCCCCGTGGTAGCGGGGATCGGTGCGCCCGGCGGCCAGGGCCTGTTCCACCAGGACGTCGATGGCGATGCCGTTCTCGGCGTGCATCATGATCAACCCCCCGTTGTGGGAGGCCCGTTGCATGGCCCGCAGGATCTTGCCGTCGTCGCTGTAGAACACACCGGGGTAGGCCATGAACAGCTTGAAGGACGTGACGCCTTCCTGGACGAGGAGGTCCATCTCCTTCAGGGAGTCCTCGTTGACGTCGGCGAGGATCATGTGGAAGCCGTAGTCCACCGCGCACTTGCCGTCGGCCTTCGCGAACCAGGCGTCGAGCCCTTCGCGCAGCGACTGGCCGGGCGACTGGATGGCGAAGTCGACGATGGTGGTGGTGCCGCCCCAGGCGGCGGCGCGGGTGCCGGTCTCGAAAGTGTCGGCGGCGTATGTCCCGCCGAAGGGCATCTCCATGTGCGTATGACCGTCGACCCCGCCCGGCACGACGTACTTCCCGGTGGCGTCGATGACCCGGTCGGCGGTCCAACCCGCGGCGACGTCGCTGCCGTTGGCGGCCAGTGCGACGATCCGGCCGTCCTCCGTCAGCACGTCGGCGTGGACCTCGTCGGCGGCGGTGATGACCAGACCGCCCCGGACGAGCGTGCGTGTACTCATGACTTGGCCTCCGTGACGGAGTGTGCGTGGAGTGGTGGCGGTGACACCCGCCGGGACGGGAACCTCGGTGCCTGTCCCGGCGGGACGGGAACCTCGGTGCCTGTCCCGGCGGGACGGGAACCTCGGTGCCTGTCCCGGCGAGCGTGAAACAGGTCCTGTCCCGGCGGTCGTGAACTAGAGGGTGCGCAGGGCGCGTTCGAGGATGGCCGCGCCCTCCTCGGCCTCGGCGACCGTGAGGGAGAGCGGCGGGGCGATACGCAGCACACTGCTGTCGTGCCCGCCGCCCTTGCCGATGAGCAGGCCGCCCTCGCGGGCCGCCTCCGTCACCGCCGCCGCGGCTTCCGGACTCGCCTCGTCGGTGCCGGGCCTGACCAGTTCGACGCCGATCATCAGCCCGCGCCCGCGCACCTCCCGTACGGCGGGTACGGCGGCCCCCACGGCACGCAGCCGCTCGATGAGCAGGCCGCCGACACGGCGCGCGTTGCCCTGGAGGTCGTGCTCCAGGAGGTACGCGAGGTTGGCGACACCCGCCGCCATCGTGACCGGGCTGCCGCCGAAGGTCGAGATGGAGTTGGTGTCGAGGCAGTTCATGATCTCGGCGCGGGCGACGACACCGCCGATGGACATGCCGTTGCCGATGCCCTTGGCGAAGGTGAGGATGTCCGGCGGGCCGTTCTCGGCGTGCGCCTGCCAGCCCCAGAAGTGGTCGCCGGTACGGCCCCAGCCGGTCTGCACCTCGTCGCTGATCCACAGGATGCCGTGCCGGTCGAGGACTTCGCGGAACGCGGCGTACAGCCCGTCCGGCGGTGAGGTGAAACCGCCGACGCCCTGCACCGGTTCGGCGATCAGCGCGGCGGGCGTACGCGTGTGCCCGAGCAGGTCCTCCAGATCGGCGACGCAGGCCGCGACGAACTCGCCGTCGGACAGGTGCGCGTACGGGCCCCGGCTGCGCACGCCGCCGTGCACGTACAGGGTCTGGAGCGGCGAGAGACTGGTCGGTGACCAGCCGCTGTTGCCGGTGATGGAGACGGCGGAGAAGGACCGGCCGTGGTAGCTGTTGCGCATCGCCAGGATCTGGTTGGAGCGGCGGTACGCGGTGGCGAGCAGCAGGGCCGTGTCGTTGGCCTCGGTGCCGGAGGTGGTGACGAAGACCCGCGCGTCCGGGATGCCGGAGAGATGCGCGACGCGTTCGGCGAACTCCACCATGGGGCGGTTGAGATAGAGCGTGGACGAGTGGATGATCCGCCCGGCCTGTTCGGCGACCGCCTTGGTGACCTCGGGGAGGGCGTGGGCGGTCATGGTGGTGAGGATGCCGCCGAAGAAGTCGAGGTAGCGGTTGCCGTCGGCGTCCCAGACGTGGCGGCCCTCGCCGTGGGTGAGTTCGATGGGGCGGCGGTAGTAGAGGGCCAGCCAGTCGGGCAGGACGGCGCGGTGCCGGTCGTGCAGGTCGGTGGCGGGCAGACCGGGCGGGGCGGGGTACGGCGGTCCGGCGGGGGTCCGGCCGGACGCGCCGGCGGAAGAGGCCGCGGGCCGGGCGGTGGAGGGGTTCGCGGGGGCCTCGGTCACGGCTGCGTCAGCCCCTCGTACGCGTCGGGGCGGCGGTCCCGGTAGAACGCCCACTGCTGGCGCACCTCTTCGATGACCCCGAAGTCCAGGTCCCTGACGACCAGTTCCTCCGCCTTGTCGCTCGCGGCCTCGCCGACGAGCTGACCGCGCGGGTCGACGAAGTACGACGTGCCGTAGAAGTCGTTGTCGCCGTACTCCTCCTGGCCGACCCGGTTGATCGCGGCGATGAAGTACTCGTTGGCGACGGCGGCGGCGGGCTGTTCCAGCTGCCACAGATAGCTGGAGAGTCCGCGGGAGGTGGCCGACGGGTTGTAGACCAGTTCGGCGCCGTTCAGGCCGAGTTGGCGCCAGCCCTCCGGGAAGTGCCGGTCGTAGCAGATGTAGACGCCGATCTTGCCGACGGCGGTGTCGAAGACGGGCCAGCCCGCGTTGCCCGGTTTGAAGTAGTACTTCTCCCAGAAGCCCTTGACCTGCGGGATGTGGTGCTTGCGGTACTTGCCGAGGTACGAGCCGTCGGCGTCGATCACGGCGGCGGTGTTGTAGTAGAACCCGGACTGCTCGACCTCGAAGACCGGGACGACGACGACCATGCCGGTCTCGCGCGCGAGGTCCCGCATCCGGCTCACGGTCGGGCCGTCGGGGACCGCCTCGGCCCACCGGTAGTGCTCGGGCTCCTGCACCTGGCAGAAGTAGGGGGCGTTGAACACCTCCTGGAAGCCGATCACCTGGGCGCCCTGCCGGGCCGCCTCGCGGGCGTGCTCCTCATGCTTGGCGATCATGGATTCGGTGTCGCCGGTCCAGGTCGCCTGGACGAGTGCGGCGCGTACGACTCTGGCCACGAGATGCTCCTTCGGCGGAAGGTCGAGCGTGCTCCGAGCGTGGTGCACAGCGTTCCCGCGCGCGCGTGCCGCGTGCTCCGGGGAGCGCGTCGCGCGCACGTCGCGAGTGCCTCACCCGCGTACGTCGCACGCGTGTCGCGCGTACTTCGCACGTAGGGCGCGAGGGCTTTTCTACGCCCGTAGACACGGGGCGTAGGAGGAGAACCTAAGCCCGCCGTCCCACGGGGGCAAGACCATCGCTGTCAAGCCGCCGAGTCGATCATGTTTCGCACCCGGCCGGTCCACCGGGCGTACGGGGGCCGCCCGCGTACCGGTCGGGCACCGGTCGGGCACCGGTCGGGCGGCCCTCACCGCGCGGGGCGCGCGGCCGGTCAGGAGCCGGTCGTCCCGGCGCTGCGCAGCGCGCGGGCCAGGTCGCGCTCATGGGTGGAGGAGACCCCGCGTGCCGCTTCGAGCAGCCACGGGACCAGCCGCCCCGGGTCGGTGGCGGCGATCCGCGCCGTCTCCTCGGGCGTACGGGCCCGGACGAAGGCCCCGAGCAGCGCCTGGACCTCCGGGACGCGGCCCGCGTCGCCGAGGGCGAGGACGACCTGCGCGATGTCGTCGGCGGACCGGGAGACGCCCTGCCGCAGCAGGGTGCCGCAGTCCGCGTCACGGCCGGCCGTGGCGAGCGCCCCGGCCGCCGCCGCGAACTTGTCGGGCGGCTGCGAGGACACCTCCCAGAGCACCGACGCCCAGTCGGCGCCGAGTTCGGCGCGGTGCAGTTCGGCGGCGAGGAAGGGGAGTTGCTCGGCGGGGCCGGCCGCCGCCTCGTAGAGGACCACGTGTGCCTCCCCGCTGCGGCCGGCCGCGCGCAGTCGTACGAGGACGGCCACCGTGTCGAGGGCGGCCCGGCGTGCCTCGGACTGCCGGCGGGTCATTCCGGTGCTGGAGGTCTCGTCGCGGGCCCGGTCGGGGCCGGAACCGGAGCCGCCGCCGAAGCGGGCTCCCCGGGGCGGGGCGGTGGCGGCGGGCGGCACGATCGGCCCGGCGGCCGGGCCGTTGCCGTCGCTGAAGGCGAAGCGCGCGCCGCGCTGTTTGCGCGGCTTGCGGCGCGGGCCGGGCACCTGCGCGATCTCCTGCGAGTCGTCGGGCCCGATCCCGGGGTCGGCCCCGGGGTCGCCGGCGCGGTCGGGCTCGGGGCGGAACCAGTCGTCGGGCGGGGTGGGACGGCCGCCGTCGGGCCGGCCGAAGACCGACGGCTCGTCCGCCGTTGTCTCCTCGGCCCGGTACCACCCGTCGGCGGCCGTGGGTCTCGCCTCCGGCGAGCCGTACTCCGGGCCGGCCGGCGCGGCGTGCGCCGGTGAGGGGGCGCGCGGGGCGTGCGTGGGGGCGGGCTGCGCGGCGCGCGTGCTCGCGGACTCGGCGGCGGCGAGGCGGTCGCCCAGCTCCGCGAAGCGGGCGGTGGCGCGCGCGTAGTCGTCGCGGACCCAGGCGAGGTCGTATTCGAGCTGGTCCGCCTCGGGCGAACCCCCGGGGACCCGGCGCAGCCGGCCCACCACCTCGTCGGCGCGGCCGGCCGCCGTGGCTTGTTCCTGACGCATCAGGCGCAGCCGTTCGCGGAGCGCGTCGACGCCGCCCGGGAGCCGGTCGTGGGCGGCGGCGGACGCGGCGTGCAGTCTGCTCGCTCGTGGTGTCTCGCGGTCGACCGGCCGGTTCTCGTGACCGGCGGCGAGGTCGTGGAGCAGCGACTCGACCACGTCCCACGGGGGTACCTCGGTGCCGTCGAGACAGGCTTTCAGCCCCTCGGGGTCGCGCTGCCGGAACACCGCGTACCACCCGCTGTCGGGGTCGAGAAGTGCCGTAATACCGCGGAAGTACCCCGCGAAGGCCCCGATCTCCGCCGGAAGTTCATGCCTGCTCATCGCTGTCTTTCCCCGCCCCTGCCCTGCCGCGCACTGCCGTGAGGGAACCGTCCGGCCCGCCGGCATGAAACCGCAGCCGTGTTACGTGACGGCTACGCGGGATTGTCGCGCACGGTGCGGTGCGATCGCCCAAGTATGGCTTCAGGGAGTGGCCGACGTCACGTTTCCCCGAAAAAAATATGGCTAAAGGTTGGCGTCGCTCCACAAGTCCGCACAATGACGGGGCGTCAGAACGTCACCACGATCCCGGTGTGCACGGCTTTTCCGCGCCGTACGAGGGCGGCGGGCTTCTCGACCAGCCAGAACTGCCAGGTGTACTTGCGGGCCAGCAGCTTGTTGATCCGGCGGACCTCGTCGCCCTCCAGGAGGCGGGCCGTCCCCTCGGCGGTCGCCGCGCCGGGCGCGATCCGGCCGCGTACGTCGCAGGCGGTCACGACGACCCGGTTGTCGGCGCGGAGGCGTTTGACCTTCCACGAGTCGCTGCGGGTCCAGATGTACAGCGCGCCGTCGTCCACGGCGTGCCACACCGGGGTGTCCACCCCGGTGCCGTCCTTGCGGTAGGTGGTGAGGCTGACATAGCGGCTGCGGCCGAGCGCGTCGAGGGTCACGCCCCCGAGCGTACGCGGTGCCGGGTGGCTGAAATCGACCTGTTCGGCCGGGAGCGCCCCGTCACCGGACGGACGGGGCGCCGGGCCCGTCTCCCGGGAGCCCGTCGGAGAGGGAGCCGAGGGAAGACGAGAAGGGAGAAGCCGAGGGAGGCGGTTGTGCGGGGAGCGGCTAGGCGGGCAGTGGCGAGCAGGTCACCGCGATCGTGT
Above is a window of Streptomyces sp. NBC_01498 DNA encoding:
- a CDS encoding nitrilase-related carbon-nitrogen hydrolase, yielding MARVVRAALVQATWTGDTESMIAKHEEHAREAARQGAQVIGFQEVFNAPYFCQVQEPEHYRWAEAVPDGPTVSRMRDLARETGMVVVVPVFEVEQSGFYYNTAAVIDADGSYLGKYRKHHIPQVKGFWEKYYFKPGNAGWPVFDTAVGKIGVYICYDRHFPEGWRQLGLNGAELVYNPSATSRGLSSYLWQLEQPAAAVANEYFIAAINRVGQEEYGDNDFYGTSYFVDPRGQLVGEAASDKAEELVVRDLDFGVIEEVRQQWAFYRDRRPDAYEGLTQP
- a CDS encoding TIGR03842 family LLM class F420-dependent oxidoreductase, whose protein sequence is MDFGLVLQTDPPASAVVGLMRRAERNGFRYGWTFDSAVLWQEPFVIYSRILEHTTELIVGPMVTNPGTRTWEVTASTFATLNEMYGNRTVCGIGRGDSAMRVAGRAPNTLARLGEAIDVIRELAEGREALVDGKPIRLPWVRDGKLPVWMAAYGPKALAMAGAKADGFILQLADPYLTETMVKAVRTAASDAGRDPDSVTICVAAPAYVGDDLAHARDQCRWFGGMVGNHVADLVSRYGEHSGLVPEALTSYIKQREGYDYSHHGRAGNPSTDFVPDEIVDRFCLLGPAEAHIEKLRTLKELGVDQFAVYNMHDAKESTIDTYGSEIIPALNS
- the hydA gene encoding dihydropyrimidinase; amino-acid sequence: MSTRTLVRGGLVITAADEVHADVLTEDGRIVALAANGSDVAAGWTADRVIDATGKYVVPGGVDGHTHMEMPFGGTYAADTFETGTRAAAWGGTTTIVDFAIQSPGQSLREGLDAWFAKADGKCAVDYGFHMILADVNEDSLKEMDLLVQEGVTSFKLFMAYPGVFYSDDGKILRAMQRASHNGGLIMMHAENGIAIDVLVEQALAAGRTDPRYHGEVRKALLEAEATHRAIQLARVADAPLYVVHVSAEEAVAELAQARDLGLPVFGETCPQYLFLSADNLAEPDFEGAKYVCSTPLRPREHQAALWRGLRTNDLQVVSTDHCPFCFTGQKEMGRGDFSKIPNGLPGVEHRMDLLHQAVVEGRISRRRWIEIACATPARMFGLYPKKGTIAPGADADIVIYDPHAEQTLSAETHHMDVDYSVYEGKRITGQVETVLSRGEVIIDGRKYTGRPGHGSYTPRATCQYLT
- a CDS encoding PPOX class F420-dependent oxidoreductase, whose protein sequence is MTLDALGRSRYVSLTTYRKDGTGVDTPVWHAVDDGALYIWTRSDSWKVKRLRADNRVVVTACDVRGRIAPGAATAEGTARLLEGDEVRRINKLLARKYTWQFWLVEKPAALVRRGKAVHTGIVVTF
- a CDS encoding helix-turn-helix transcriptional regulator encodes the protein MKADAVRGHLDGLLLAVLEPGPLHGYAIIAAVQQRSEGVLQLRTGTIYPALNRLERLGLLGSSWESVGERRRRCYRLTDAGRGSLASERTAWHEFTTAIGSVLNPAAAPAPRPAT
- a CDS encoding permease prefix domain 1-containing protein, producing the protein MTGTHTDARAGSDPVVAYAATLAAALHGPARAKSRMVREIRDGLTDTVEAHTREGVPYERAVRLAVREFGSPDELVPSCQRELTLAQTRRTALSVTLTVPFLIVCWQLIGASGPGWQLQRTGQLFAVQLAAVAAVAALFAAAALAATGVLARRLPTPERLPLAVAWAGTTAGVAMVVATLALAVVSPPAVNWPLLTLAALVTAAAHGAVASSARACRRCARLPVA
- a CDS encoding aspartate aminotransferase family protein; the protein is MPATDLHDRHRAVLPDWLALYYRRPIELTHGEGRHVWDADGNRYLDFFGGILTTMTAHALPEVTKAVAEQAGRIIHSSTLYLNRPMVEFAERVAHLSGIPDARVFVTTSGTEANDTALLLATAYRRSNQILAMRNSYHGRSFSAVSITGNSGWSPTSLSPLQTLYVHGGVRSRGPYAHLSDGEFVAACVADLEDLLGHTRTPAALIAEPVQGVGGFTSPPDGLYAAFREVLDRHGILWISDEVQTGWGRTGDHFWGWQAHAENGPPDILTFAKGIGNGMSIGGVVARAEIMNCLDTNSISTFGGSPVTMAAGVANLAYLLEHDLQGNARRVGGLLIERLRAVGAAVPAVREVRGRGLMIGVELVRPGTDEASPEAAAAVTEAAREGGLLIGKGGGHDSSVLRIAPPLSLTVAEAEEGAAILERALRTL